TCGATTACGGCCGCAAGATCGCCGACGGCACACCCGACGAAGTGCGCGCCAACGAGGAGGTGATCCGCGCCTACCTCGGCGCGGCCCATTAGGACTGCATCCATGAGCTTTTTCTTCGAAGTGCTGATCGGCGGCCTGCTTTCCGGCGTGATGTACGCGCTGGTGGCGATCGGCTTCGTCCTGATCTACAAGGCCTCCGGCGTGTTCAACTTTGCGCAAGGCGCGATGGTGTTCTTCGCCGCGCTCACCTGCGTGGGCATGGTCGACAAGTTCCACGTGCCGATGTGGATCGCGATTCCCGCCACGATCGTGGTGATGATCGCGCTGGGGCTGGCGATCGAGAAGGTGGTGCTGCGCCCCCTCGTCAACCAGCCCGAGATCACGCTGTTCATGGCCACCATCGGCCTGGCCTTCTTCATCGAGGGCCTGGCGCAGCTGGTGTGGGGCTCGCAGGTTCACAAGCTGGACCTGCCGATCGAGGACGTGCCGATCCCCTGGCTGATGGACAACTTCAACATCCTGGTGTCGAAGTTCGACATGACCGCCGCCGGCATCTGCGCCGTGCTGGTGATCGCCCTCGCGTTGATGTTCTCGAAGACCAAGGTGGGCCGGGCCCTGCGCGCGGTGGCCGACGACCACCAGGCGGCGCTGGCGGTCGGCATCCCGCTGCAGCGGATCTGGGCCATCGTCTGGTCGGTCGCCGGCCTGGTGGCGCTGGTCGCGGGCCTCCTGTGGGGCGCCCGCAACGGCGTGCAGTTCGCCCTCACCTTCCTCGCGCTCAAGGCGCTACCGGTGCTGATCCTCGGCGGCTTCACGTCAGTCCCCGGCGCTATCGTGGGCGGCCTGATCATCGGCGCCTCCGAAAAGCTGGCCGAGGTGTATATCGGCCCGATGGTGGGCGGCGGCATCGAAGGCTGGTTCCCCTATGTGCTCGCCCTGCTGTTCCTGCTGGTCCGGCCGGAAGGCCTGTTCGGCGAAAAAATCATCCGGAGGATCTAGATGTTCTACCGCGAAGCCGGCCAGTTCAAGACCAGCTACCAGTCCGACAGCCAGATCTTCCCGATCCGGCAGGATCGCATCGCCCTCGCCGCGCTGCTGGTGCTTGCCGCGGTGATCGTGCCGCTGTTCGCCACGCCCTACCTGTTGTCGGCGATCCTGATCCCGTTCCTGATCTTCGCGCTGGCGGCGCTGGGCCTGAACATCCTGACCGGGTACGCCGGCCAGCTTTCGCTGGGAACCGCGGCGTTCATGGCGGTCGGCGCCTACGCCTCGTTCAACTTCATCGCCCGCGTCCCCGGCATTCCGATGCTGCTGGCGTTCGTGTTGGGGGGGCTGTGCGCGGCGCTGGTGGGCATCGTGTTCGGTCTGCCGTCGTTGCGGGTGCGCGGCTTCTACCTGGCCGCGTCCACGCTGGCGACGCAGTTTTTCGTGGTCTGGTGCCTGACCAAGATCCCCTACCTCACCAACTACAGCGCGTCGGGCGTGGTGACGGTGCAGCGCATGCAGATCTTCGGCTACCAGTTCAATACGCCGGCCAGCAAATACCTGCTCGTGCTGGCGGTCGTCGCCTTCCTCGCGCTGCTGGCCAAGAACATGATCCGCTCGAACGTCGGCCGCTCCTGGATGGCGATCCGCGACATGGACATGGCGGCCGAGGTGATCGGCTTTCGCCCGCTGCCGACCAAGCTGATGGCGTTCGCGGTCAGCTCGTTCTACTGCGGCGTGGCCGGCGCGCTGTACGCCTTCGCCTACCTGGGCACGGTGGAGCCGGAAGCGTACAACCTGGACCTGTCGTTCCGCATCCTGTTCATGATTATCATCGGCGGGGTCGGCTCGGTGCTCGGCTCCTTCCTCGGCGCCGCCTTCATCGTGCTGCTGCCGGTGATGCTGAATATGTTCGGCCACTTCCTCGGCCTGCCGACCAGTTTCGCATCCAATCTCGAGTTGATGGTGTTTGGCGCGTTGATCATATTTTTCCTGATCGTGGAGCCGCATGGCCTCGCGCGCTTGTGGCAAGTGGGTAAAGAGAAGTTGCGCCTGTGGCCGTTCCCGCACTAGGAACAGCAGGTAGCAATCGATTCAATGCAGTGACAATGAGGAGACGAGAATGAAAGGCTTCAAATCGATCATGCTGTGCGCGGCGTTGTTCGGCGCATTCACCCAGGCGGCGCAGGCGGCCGACCAGTTCGTGGCGCTGCCGTCGTACCGTGTCGGCGCCTATGCGGCCGGCGGCTCAGGATTCTACGGCGGCGCCATCGACTACTTCAACCTGGTCAACGCCAACGGCGGCGTCAATGGCGTGAAGATCCTGTGGGAAGAGTGCGAGACCGAGTACAACCCGTCGCGCGGCGTCGAATGCTATGAGCGTCTGAAGACCCAGCACGGCGGCGCCACGCTGGTCGAGCCGCTGTCCACCGGCATCGCCTACGGCATCCTCGACCGCGTCGCCAATGACAAAATCCCGATGACGATGCTCGGTTACGGCCGCTCGGACGCCGCCAACGGCAAGGTGTTCCCGTATGTCTTCCCGCTCATTACCAGCTACTGGGACCAGGCCGCCGGCATGATCAAGTACCTGGGCGAGAAGGAAGGCGGCATGGCCAAGCTGAAGGGCAAGAAGATCGCCTACCTGTATCACGACTCCCCGTTCGGCAAGGAGCCGCTGCCGGTGCTGGAGGCGCAGGCCAAACAGTATGGCTTCGAACTGCTGAAGATCGCCGTCGCGCCGCCGGGGAACGAACAGCAGTCGCAGTGGCTGCAGATCCGCCAGGCCAAGCCTGACCACGTGATCCTGTGGGGCTGGGGCGTGATGAATTCGGTCGCCATCAAGACCGCGCAGCGCAACGGCTTCCCGCGCGAGAAAATGCTGGGCGTGTGGTGGGCCGGTTCCGAGGAAGACACCATCCCGTCGGGCGAAGCGGCCAAGGGCTACAGCTCGATGACCTTCAACACGCCGGGCAACTACCCGCTGATCGACGACATCCGCAAGAAGGTATACGCGGCCGGCAAGGGCAACCTGTCGGACCAGGCCCGCATCGGATCGGTGTATCACATGCGCGGCATGACGCTGGGCGTGCTGTGGGTCGAAGCGATCCGCACCGCGCAGGAAAAATTCGGCAAGGGCAAAGTGATGACCGGCGAGCAGATTCGCTGGGGCCTGGAAAACCTGAACATCGATGCGGCGCGCCAGAAAGCGCTGGGCGTGTTCGGCATGTTCCCGACCGTGAAGACCAGCTGCGACGACCATGAAGGCTCGGGCGCCGTCAAGGTGCAGCAGTGGAACGGCAGCAAATGGGTCGCCATCACGCCAAACTGGATCGTGGGCGACAAGGCGCTGACCCGCAAGCTGCTGGAGGAATCGTCAATGGCGTATGCGGCCGAAAAGAAGATCACCCCGGCCTGCATGAACTGACCTGATCGTCGTTCCTGCGCAGGCAGGAACCCATGCTGAGCCAATTCAGTATGGGTCCCTGCCTCCGCAGGGACGACAGAATATTCGAGAAGCTATGACAAACGCAGAAGCGCCATACCTTTCGGTGAACAACATCGAAGTCATCTACGACCACGTGATCCTGGTCCTGAAAGGCGTATCGCTGCAGGTCCCGAAAGGGAAGATCGTCGCTTTGCTGGGCGCGAACGGCGCCGGCAAATCGACCACGCTGAAAACCATCTCCACGCTGTTGCGCGGCGAGCGCGGCGACGTCACCAAGGGCGAGGTGCGCTTCAACGGCGAGCGCGTCGATCAGCTGACGCCTAACGCGCTGGTCAGACGCGGCCTGTCGCAGGTGATGGAAGGCCGCCACTGCTTCGGCCACCTGACCATCGAAGAAAACCTGCTCACCGGCGCCTACACACGCTCCGATTCGCGCGCCGAGCAGAAGGCGTCGCTGGAAGCGGTGTACCAATACTTCCCGCGCCTGAAGGAGCGCCGCTCCAGCCAGGCCGGCTACACCTCCGGCGGCGAGCAGCAGATGTGCGCGATCGGCCGCGCGCTGATGGCCAGGCCGTCGATGATCCTGCTCGACGAACCGTCGATGGGCATCGCGCCGCAGATCGTCGAAGAGATCTTCGACATCGTCAGGGACCTGAACCAGAAGGAAGGCGTGTCCTTCCTGCTGGCCGAACAGAATACAAACGTCGCCCTGCGCTACGCCGATTTCGGCTACATCCTGGAAAACGGCCGCGTGGTGATGGAAGGCGCCGCCGCGGAACTGGCGGCCAACGAAGACGTCAAAGAGTTCTACCTCGGCGTGTCCGGGGCGGGCCGCAAGAGCTTCAGGGACATGAAATTTTACCGCCGCCGCAAACGCTGGCTGGCTTGAGGAAGCAGGAATGAATTTCGAAAAAGCGAAGGACGTGTGCCGCAGTTTTCCCGGTGCGACCGAGGACATCAAATGGGGCGCGGACGTGGTGTTTTCGGTCGGCGAGAAAATGTTCATGGTGACCGGCGCCGACAACCCGCAAGGCATGAGCTTCAAGGTCGAGGACGAACGATTTCTCGAACTGACCGACCGGCCCGGGATCATCCCGGCGCCCTACCTGGCCCGCGCCAAGTGGGTGCGGGTCGAGCACGCTGATGCGCTTGGCGACAAGGAGGCGGCCGAACTGCTGCGCCGTTCGTACGAACTGGTGTTCGCCAAACTGACCAAGAAACTGCAGCGGGAAATTGGAGAAGCCTGATGGCCGATACGCTCGACGAGCTCGAAACGCGCGATCCGCAGGCGCGTGAACGCGACCTGATGGCGCGCCTGCCGCAGCTGGTCGCGCGCGCCCAGCAGGCGCCCGGCTGGGCGCGCATACTCGCCGGCGTCGATGCCGCCAGCGTCACCAGCCGCGCCGCGCTGGCCGCGCTGCCCGTCACGCGCAAGTCGGAGCTGAAGGCCTTGCAGCAGGCGTCCTTGCCGTTCGGCGGCTTGGCCGCGACGCCGGCGAGCGACCTGCGCCGCGTCTATGTGTCGCCCGGTCCGATCTACGACCCCGAGGGCAAAGGGCGCGACTGGTGGCGCTTCGCGCGGCCGATGCACGCGGCCGGCGTGCGCGCGGGCGGCCTGCTGCAGAACTGCTTTTCGTATCACTTCACGCCGGCTGCGTTCATGGTCGAAGGCGGCGCCGCGCGCATCGGGTGCGCGGTGATTCCCGCCGGCGCCGGCCAGACCGAGATGCAGGTGCAGGCGATGGCCGACCTGCGGCCCGACACCTACGTCGGCACGCCCTCCTTCCTGCGCATCATCATCGAAAAGGCGCGCGAGATGGGCGCCGACATCAGCAGCGTGAAAAATGCGCTGATGGGCGCCGAAGCCCTGCCCGAGTCGCTGCGCGCCTGGTTCCGCGCCAACGGCGTGCCCAACGTGCTGCAGACCTATGCCTCGGCCGATATCGGCAGCATCGCGTACGAAACCGCAAGCGGCGGCGTGATCGATGCCGGCATGGTGGTCGATGAAGACGTGATCGTCGAAATCGTCCGTCCCGGCACCGGCGAGCCGGTTGCGCCGGGCGACATCGGCGAAATCGTCGTCACCTTGTTCAATCATGACTATCCGCTGATCCGCTTTGCGACCGGCGACATGTCGGCGCTGCTGACCGATGCGCCAGCGCCGGGCGGCCGCACCAACGTGCGCATCCGCGGCTGGCTGGGGCGGGCCGACCAGACCACCAAGGTGCGCGCCATGTTCGTGCATCCGGCGCAGGTGGCCAACATCGTGCGGCGCCATCCCGAGATCCTCAAGGCGCGGCTGGTCGTCACCGGCAGCATGGCCAACGACGTGATGACGCTGCATTGCGAGGTGGCGCAGCCGCTGGCGGCCGAACAGGTCGCGGCGATCGTCGCCTCCATCCGCGATGTGACGAAGCTGCGCGGCGAAGTCGTGTGCGAAGCGCAGGGGGCGTTGGCCGACGACGGCAAGGTGATCGAGGACCGGCGCGATTACAGCTGAAGGCGGGCTGTGGCGTAAATCCAACTGCGCGCCCATGGCTTTGCGCCAGATGCAGCATAATTGGCGATGTACTTTTTCGAGTAGATCGCCATGCAAGAGTTCAACCTGGCCCGCGCCAAATCCCTCCTCGCCCACGCGGAAGAAATCGTCGATGAAGAAGCGGCCCGGGCGGCCGTGCGTGATGTCGCGGCGGCGCTGAACGACCGCTTCGGCAACGCGGAAGAAGAACACTTCCCGCTGGTACTCGGCGTGATGGGCGGCGCGGTGGTGTTCACCGGCCAGCTGCTGCCGCAGCTGCGCTTTCCGCTGGAATTCGATTACATCCACGTGAGCCGCTACGACGGCAAATGGAAGGTTGTGCCGCGGCCGAATGTGACCGGCCGCACGATCGTCCTGCTCGACGACATCCTGGACGAAGGCGAGACGCTGGCGCAGGTCAAGGCGCGCCTGCTGGAGATGGGCGCGAAGGAAGTGGTGATCGCGGTGTTCGCCGACAAGGCGCACAAGCGCGGCAAGCCGGTGAAGGCCGATATCGTCGGCGTCAGCATTCCGAACCGCTTCGTGGTGGGATTCGGGATGGACGCGGAAGGCTACTGGCGCAACCTGCCGGGCTTGTGGGCACTGCGGCCGGAAGACCTCAAGCCACGCTGACCTCTCGCCTGTCGCTCCTGCGGAGGCAGGAGCCCATACTGAGGCGATTCATGTTCAGCATGGGTTCCTGCCTCCGCAGGAACGACGGTCTAAAAGTTAGCGACTACGACGCGCGCAATTCCTGCACGCGATCGCGAACGTGGATGCCCTCGGCTGGCGGCAACTGTCGCAACGAGTGCATCGTCGCGGCACACGCTCGCGCCACCTCCACACCCTTGACCTTGAAGTGGTCGAAGAAGAACTTCTGATGTTCCTCGGCGGCGTGGAAGTGATGCGGAGTGAGCACAGCGGAGAGCACCGGCACGCCCGTGGCGAGCTGCACTTGCATCATTCCCGAAATGACCGCGTCGGCGACGAATTCATGCCGATAGATTCCGCCGTTGACCACAAGGGCAGCCGCGACGACTGCGCCATATCGGCCGCTATTGGCCAGTCGTTGTGCATGCAGCGGGATCTCGAAGGCGCCGGCGACATCGAAAAAATCGATGTCCGATTCGACGTAGCCCAGCGTGGACATCTCGGCCACGAACGACAATCGGCATTGCTGCACGATGTCGCGATGCCAGCCGGCCTGGATGAACGCAATGCG
This window of the Massilia sp. R2A-15 genome carries:
- a CDS encoding phenylacetate--CoA ligase family protein; the protein is MADTLDELETRDPQARERDLMARLPQLVARAQQAPGWARILAGVDAASVTSRAALAALPVTRKSELKALQQASLPFGGLAATPASDLRRVYVSPGPIYDPEGKGRDWWRFARPMHAAGVRAGGLLQNCFSYHFTPAAFMVEGGAARIGCAVIPAGAGQTEMQVQAMADLRPDTYVGTPSFLRIIIEKAREMGADISSVKNALMGAEALPESLRAWFRANGVPNVLQTYASADIGSIAYETASGGVIDAGMVVDEDVIVEIVRPGTGEPVAPGDIGEIVVTLFNHDYPLIRFATGDMSALLTDAPAPGGRTNVRIRGWLGRADQTTKVRAMFVHPAQVANIVRRHPEILKARLVVTGSMANDVMTLHCEVAQPLAAEQVAAIVASIRDVTKLRGEVVCEAQGALADDGKVIEDRRDYS
- a CDS encoding 6,7-dimethyl-8-ribityllumazine synthase, producing MSQLPFAAPPAVKVDARIAFIQAGWHRDIVQQCRLSFVAEMSTLGYVESDIDFFDVAGAFEIPLHAQRLANSGRYGAVVAAALVVNGGIYRHEFVADAVISGMMQVQLATGVPVLSAVLTPHHFHAAEEHQKFFFDHFKVKGVEVARACAATMHSLRQLPPAEGIHVRDRVQELRAS
- a CDS encoding ABC transporter ATP-binding protein, whose translation is MTNAEAPYLSVNNIEVIYDHVILVLKGVSLQVPKGKIVALLGANGAGKSTTLKTISTLLRGERGDVTKGEVRFNGERVDQLTPNALVRRGLSQVMEGRHCFGHLTIEENLLTGAYTRSDSRAEQKASLEAVYQYFPRLKERRSSQAGYTSGGEQQMCAIGRALMARPSMILLDEPSMGIAPQIVEEIFDIVRDLNQKEGVSFLLAEQNTNVALRYADFGYILENGRVVMEGAAAELAANEDVKEFYLGVSGAGRKSFRDMKFYRRRKRWLA
- a CDS encoding ABC transporter substrate-binding protein gives rise to the protein MKGFKSIMLCAALFGAFTQAAQAADQFVALPSYRVGAYAAGGSGFYGGAIDYFNLVNANGGVNGVKILWEECETEYNPSRGVECYERLKTQHGGATLVEPLSTGIAYGILDRVANDKIPMTMLGYGRSDAANGKVFPYVFPLITSYWDQAAGMIKYLGEKEGGMAKLKGKKIAYLYHDSPFGKEPLPVLEAQAKQYGFELLKIAVAPPGNEQQSQWLQIRQAKPDHVILWGWGVMNSVAIKTAQRNGFPREKMLGVWWAGSEEDTIPSGEAAKGYSSMTFNTPGNYPLIDDIRKKVYAAGKGNLSDQARIGSVYHMRGMTLGVLWVEAIRTAQEKFGKGKVMTGEQIRWGLENLNIDAARQKALGVFGMFPTVKTSCDDHEGSGAVKVQQWNGSKWVAITPNWIVGDKALTRKLLEESSMAYAAEKKITPACMN
- a CDS encoding branched-chain amino acid ABC transporter permease, whose amino-acid sequence is MSFFFEVLIGGLLSGVMYALVAIGFVLIYKASGVFNFAQGAMVFFAALTCVGMVDKFHVPMWIAIPATIVVMIALGLAIEKVVLRPLVNQPEITLFMATIGLAFFIEGLAQLVWGSQVHKLDLPIEDVPIPWLMDNFNILVSKFDMTAAGICAVLVIALALMFSKTKVGRALRAVADDHQAALAVGIPLQRIWAIVWSVAGLVALVAGLLWGARNGVQFALTFLALKALPVLILGGFTSVPGAIVGGLIIGASEKLAEVYIGPMVGGGIEGWFPYVLALLFLLVRPEGLFGEKIIRRI
- a CDS encoding MmcQ/YjbR family DNA-binding protein, with the translated sequence MNFEKAKDVCRSFPGATEDIKWGADVVFSVGEKMFMVTGADNPQGMSFKVEDERFLELTDRPGIIPAPYLARAKWVRVEHADALGDKEAAELLRRSYELVFAKLTKKLQREIGEA
- a CDS encoding branched-chain amino acid ABC transporter permease yields the protein MFYREAGQFKTSYQSDSQIFPIRQDRIALAALLVLAAVIVPLFATPYLLSAILIPFLIFALAALGLNILTGYAGQLSLGTAAFMAVGAYASFNFIARVPGIPMLLAFVLGGLCAALVGIVFGLPSLRVRGFYLAASTLATQFFVVWCLTKIPYLTNYSASGVVTVQRMQIFGYQFNTPASKYLLVLAVVAFLALLAKNMIRSNVGRSWMAIRDMDMAAEVIGFRPLPTKLMAFAVSSFYCGVAGALYAFAYLGTVEPEAYNLDLSFRILFMIIIGGVGSVLGSFLGAAFIVLLPVMLNMFGHFLGLPTSFASNLELMVFGALIIFFLIVEPHGLARLWQVGKEKLRLWPFPH
- a CDS encoding hypoxanthine-guanine phosphoribosyltransferase, encoding MQEFNLARAKSLLAHAEEIVDEEAARAAVRDVAAALNDRFGNAEEEHFPLVLGVMGGAVVFTGQLLPQLRFPLEFDYIHVSRYDGKWKVVPRPNVTGRTIVLLDDILDEGETLAQVKARLLEMGAKEVVIAVFADKAHKRGKPVKADIVGVSIPNRFVVGFGMDAEGYWRNLPGLWALRPEDLKPR